Below is a window of Aeromonas veronii DNA.
GCCAGAGCTCCGCCGGCATCAGCCAGAGCGCCAGTGCCAGCAACGACCTCTCCCAGCTCGCCGAGCAGCAACGCAAGCAACTGGCCCAATTCCAGCTGTAAGCGCACAAAGTGAACCAGACAAAAAGGCCCGCGAGGGCCTTTCTTGTTGATGGGGCAATGGCTTTGTCTCTGTTTTAAACACGATTTTTTGGCTTATGGAGCCATAAGGGGCTGGGCTGCCCCCTCAAATATCGGTATGGTAGAGGCACGTTACTCCCCCTCACGTGAGCACACCATGAGCCTGAGATTCAAAAAACCCGCCTTTATCGCTTTAGGGCTCATCGCCCTCATTTCCGCCACCTGGCTCGACTTCTATCTGCCGGAGCACACCATCGCCACCATCACCGGGGTCGAGGTGAAGCGTACCGACAAAGATGGCCCCATCAACCAGAAGAACCCGGCTGACGGCCCCACCACCGACGTCTACTACATCTATACCGAGCGCCCCGGCGAGCAGATCCGGGTGTTCCGCAATGAAGATACCGAGTGGGGCTGGCCCTTCTACTTCAAGTTCAACGCCGCCGATGTGCAGGCCAAAGCCAAATCAATGGAGTTCGAGAAACGTCTGGCCATCATTACCTCCTACGGCTGGCGCGTGAACATGTTCTCTCTGTTCCCCAACGTAACAAAAATTGAGAGTACTGAGCCTGACGCCTCCACCTGGAGCTTCTTCCGCTGGTTCTGGTTCGGTCTCTGGGCACTGGTGATGGGCAAAGCAGCCATTGCGACCTGGCGCTACTTCGATCGTCTTGAGGACGAGATATGAGTGAGCCGAGTAAAACCCGCACCAGTTTCTACCGGCGGCTCTACGTGGCTTGGCTGATCAGCCAGGGCACGGATACGGTGCCCGCCATCATGGAAGCGACCGGCATGCCGCGCCGCACCGCGCAAGATACTCTAAGCGCGCTGGCCGAACTCGACATCAGCTGCGCCTTCGAGCAGACCGAAGGGGCTCGCCACCTGCAGGGACACTACCGCATCAGCAACTGGGGTCCCATCAATCCTGACTGGATCAAGGCTCAGCTGCCGCTTATCAAGGAGACGCTGAGCTATCCCTGATCCGGGAAACGCTCTGCCTCAGCAATAACACTCTCTACGAGATAAAAGAGGGACCAGCCGACAAGGCTGGCCCCTCTTTTTCCGGCCGCGTATTTCAGGCCGCAAGAGAAACTGAGGATAGGGTGATTGGCAGCCCTACTCGGGCATGGCCGCATCCTCCAGCTCTTCGTCAGACTCCCCCTTGGTGCAATCGATGATGGATCGCTTGGGGTTGTTGGGGTCGCGCAGCAGCAGGGGGGCAGAACCCTCGCTGTGCTTCTGTTCATCGCCAAACTCGCTGCCGTAGGCGTTGTGGGTCAACCGGCGGGCGTTGGCGATGGGCGTATCGACAAACAGGGCGTGTACCTCGAAGCTGGCGGCGGGCACGATAAAACCGACCACCGGCAGGCCGTGCAGCTCCTCGTGCACCTTGTACCAGGCAAAGCCGTCGCTCACCTTGTAGGGGGTGTAGTTGGCCAGCTGTAGATTGGCGGCCCTGCCGCTCTCATTCACATAGAGATCGGTAAATTCACAGGTCGCCAGCCCCTGCCACATCCGCTCGAATGGCGTCGCACAGCCCGCCAGTTGCAACCCAGCCAGCAGCATCAACCCTCTCTTCCACATTCCCCGCCCCTTCTTGCAAAAATGAATCGGCGCTCAGTCAAACGCCCGCAGCCGGATGGCACCTGCGAATTGGCCAGCTTACCCTTCAGACCATACTATCCGCCACCGCTGTATCATCGGCAAGGGCACGGTCAGGTGCAATAGCCACGCATCATTTAGCCCCACACACAGATCCAGATCTGGCATTGAGGTATGATGACCGCCCTTTTTCTAGCGGCTTCGTCATGTCGACCATCATAGATACTTTTATCGCCCCGCCCTGCAGTGCCGCCATCGAGATCCTGTTTGAGGATGAGCACCTGCTGCTCATCAACAAGCCGAGTGGCCTGCTGAGCCTGTCGGGCAAGAACCCGCAGAACCTCGATTCGGTGCACTATCGCTTGGTGCAGGATTATCCTGGCTGCACCCTGGTGCATCGCCTAGATTTTGGCACCTCAGGCATCATGGTGGTCGCCAGAAACAAGGCCATCAACGCCCTGCTCTGCCAGCAATTCAGCCAGCGCGCGGTAAGCAAGGCCTACAGCGCCCTGCTCTGTGGCCATCTGGCTGACGATGAGGGGGTGATCGATGCCCCCATCGCCAAGGATCCGGCGATTTTCCCGCTGATGAAGATCTGCGCCGCCAGCGGCAAACCCGCCCGCTCCCGCTATCGGGTGATTGAGCGGCTGGCGCAGCAGATGCAGGGGCAGACCGTGCCACTGACCCGGGTAAGGCTGGTGCCGGAGACCGGCCGCACCCATCAGCTGCGCATTCACAGCCAGCTGCTGGGCCACCCCATCCTCGGCTGCGATCTCTATGGCGGTCTGCGGTTGCCTGGCTGCAAGCAAGCCCCGCGGCTGATGTTGCATGCCAGCGATCTGGATTTTGCACATCCGGTGAGCGGTGAGCCGATGCAGATCCGCTGTGCAGCGCCTTTTTAGGGGCAATCAGTAGAGGCCGTCAGTAGATGGCAATAGACGCGAGTGCGGCGGGAACAGTGAAAGGCGTGACGGGAGAAGAAAGGGACAAACGGCGGATAAAGATAGGGGCCGCGCTTTCGCAACGGCCCCCACCCCCCACTCGGTACTCTTTGTTACAAAGAGGGCTATCAGATCAGCTTGCGGGCGGCGCCCAGCACGATCTTGATGGCATCAGATTCGGTCTTCGCCATGGTTTCGGCGTTCGGGATTTCCTGCTGGGTACGGTTGACGATAACGCCAGCTACCATACCGGCACGCAGGCCCTGGCTGGAGCACATGGTCAGCAGGGTTGCAGACTCCATCTCATAGTTCAGCACGCCCATGGCTTGCCACTCTTTCATGGAACCCTGGAAACGGCTCACTACGCGGCCGGATACGGTGTCGTAACGCTCCTGACCCGGGTAGAAGGTGTCGGAGGAGGCAGTCACACCGATGTGCAGCTTGGAGCCCATCTCTTTGGCGGTGTTGACCAGCGCGGTGGTGCAGTCGAAGTCGGCAACAGCCGGGAACTCCATCGGTGCGAAGTGCAGGCTGGCACCGTCGAGGCGCACGGAGCCGGTGGTCACGATCACATCACCCACGTTCAGGTGCGGCTGGATGGCGCCGGTGGTGCCGATGCGCAGGAAGGTGCGGATACCCAGCTGGGCCAGCTCTTCTACTGCGATGGAGGTGGACGGGCCACCGATACCGGTAGAGCAGATGATCACGGCCTTGCCGTCCATCTCGCCGCGCCAGGTAGTGAATTCACGATGGCTGGCCAGGTGCACCGGGTTATCCAACAGCTCTGCGATGCGCTTGACGCGCTCGGGGTCACCGGGGACGATCGCCAGGGTGGCGCCTTGCAGATCCGCTTTCTTCAAACCCAAGTGAAATACATCAGACATAGTGGACTCCTGGTTGCCCCCTGCCAGCATGGTCAGGACGCAAATTAAGATGATTCTTTGTGGTACTTTCCAGCCGTTACCCCCCTCTTTGGGGAGGCGCCAACTATGGTCGAAAGCGCTTTCCAATTCCTTGAAGCGCCTCACACTTCCACGCATTGACAGTCACAAACTCCGCGCAAAACGTTTGCTAACTCAATGAAATAATTGACAAACGTTTTTCTTGGAAATGAGCGCAAAGCGGGAAAGTCAAGCCTAGTTCAACGCTTAATTAACGACTCGTGATCGACCCGTAAAGTTGCAAACAAATTGCTTTTGTATCCCTTTCATGAGGCTAGTTTAGCCACCAATGACCACTTAATGGTGTAACAATGCCGTGCGACTGCCCCTGGTTCAGGCCCACAACGTTTTGAAGATGCCTGCGACTTCACCAACCCGAAACCGGCACGCGACAAGAAGATCGTCGCCATCTTCAGCGCGGCAATGTAATAGTTGCCTGCTTGCCAGAAAGGGTCGCAGTACGACCTTTTTTATTGGCTGATGGATCAATGGCTTTTTACTTCCGTGGAGGGAGTCGGTATGATTTGCCGAGCCAAAAAGACTGTATGGATGATCTTAACTCGATATGCGGATGAAACACCTGATTGCCGCGGCTTTGACCGCCCTCACCCTCTCCGGTTGCAGCCTGGTCTATCGCATTGATATTCCTCAGGGCAACTATGTGGAACAAAAACAGGTCGACAAACTGCGCCAGGGTATGACCCGCGAGCAGGTCAGCTATGTGCTGGGAACCCCCATGCTGCGCGACGGCTTTGACCCCAACACCTGGTACTACCTCTATGAATTCCAGCCGGGCCACGGCGACAAGGAACGCAAAGAGTTCACCGTCACCTTCGCCAACGACAGGCTCACCACAGTGACGGGCGACTTCCCGCTACCCGCAGCTTTCAGTACCCCGCTCTGATATCCCACAAAACCGGCCTCGCGCCGGTTTTGTTTTATCCAGCCATCGCCCTCATCGGCGCACTCAATGAAAAACGCCAACAATGGCTGCTGGCGTTTCGTTTATTCAGCGCAGTGGTTACAAAAGAACCGAAATTTTATCCGCGCAGGCCGCCCAGAAACTCGGCACGGGTATCGGGCTGGGTCTTGAACACCCCGCCGAGGGAGGTGGTGGTGGTGTAAGAAGTCGAATCCATCACCCCACGCGCCTTGACGCAGTAGTGGGTCGCCTTGATGCTGATGGCCACGTCCTTGGTGCCGAGCAGGGTCTGCAGCGCCAGCAAGATCTGCTGGGTCAGCCGCTCCTGCACCTGGGGACGGCGGGCGAAGAACTGCACGATGCGGTTGATCTTCGACAGGCCAATCACCTTGCCACGAGGGATATAGGCCACATGGGCCAGCCCGTCGATGGTGACGAAGTGGTGTTCGCAGGTGCTGGTGAGGCTGATGTCCCGCACCATGATCATCTCGTCCACCTGCATCTTGTTCTCGATCACCGTCACCTTGGGGAAGGTGGAGTAATCGAGGCCGGAGAAGATCTCGTTGACGTACATCTTGGCGATGCGGTGCGGCGTCTCAGCCAGACTGTCATCGGCCAGATCCAGCCCCAGCGTCTCCATGATGGAGCGCATATGGCCTTCGATCTTCTCCCGCTTCTGCTGGCTGTTCAGCTCGTTGGCGACCAGGGGGGTTTCCAGTCCCTGGGCTTCGAGGGCAGCCCTGACCAGCAAGGCTTCCGGACTTAAGGTTGTCATTATCTTCTCTCCCACGCTCAGGGACTATAAGGGCCGCTCAAGGAGCAACCCCTTATGTTATGGCGGCGCACAGGGCCGACAGCATCGCGATGATGGTAGCCACACGGGATGTGACGGCCATCGGTTATGGCGGCATAGTAAACGGCCATTGCCGCCAAGATTCAAGTCAACTTGTGCGTCACCTCATACTTTATGGCCGTTTCAGCACCAATTGCCTCGAGATTCCCTTGAGATAACCTGCCCATCCCCGGGGATTTTTGTGATAATCCCGCCTTCAATCATAGAAAGAGGTCATGACGATGGGATTTGATACCAGCGGACTACTCCCCTTAAGCGATGCCCTGCAAGGGATGCTGGAACAACTCGCCTGCTGCTGCGACAGCGAGCAGCTGCCCCTGCCAGAGGCCCTTGGCCGGGTGCTGGCCAGCGACATCGCCTCCCCCCTCGCCGTGCCCCCCTTCGACAACTCCGCCATGGACGGTTACGCCGTGCGGTTGGCCGATCTCGCTGCTGGCACCCCGCTCATCATGGCGGGCAAGGCCTTTGCCGGTAAGCCCTATCAGGGCGAGTGGCCCGCTGGCCACTGCGTGCGGATCATGACCGGCGCCCCGGTCCCCCCAGGTACCGATGCGGTGGTGATGCAGGAAGAAACGCAGGCCGACGGCGATCGGATCACTTTTCTGGCACAACCCGAACCGGGCCAGAATATCCGCCGCGCCGGCAGCGATATCGGCAAGGGCGCCTGCGTGCTGCCAGCCGGTACTCGCCTCACCCCAAGAGAGATGCCACTGCTGGCCTCCCTCGGCGTGGCCACCGTCGCGGTGCGCCGCCCACTGAAAGTGGCCATCTTCAGCACTGGTGACGAGCTCAAACCGGTCGGCACCCCGCTTGCCCACGGCGATATCTATGACTCCAACCGCTATGGCGTGCGGGCCATGCTGGCGCGTCTGGGCTGCGACTGCCTCGACCTTGGCATCATCCCGGACGATCCCGCCCAGCTACGCGCCGCCTTTATCCGCGCCGATAAAGAGGCCGATGTGCTGATCACCACCGGCGGCGTATCGGTGGGGGAAGCGGACTTCACCAAACAGTTGCTGGACGAGCTCGGCGAGATTGGCTTCTGGAAGCTCGCCATCAAACCGGGCAAGCCGTTTGCCTTTGGTCGCCTGCCCCGCGCCTGGTTCTTCGGCCTGCCGGGCAACCCGGTCTCCGCCATGGTCACCTTCGATCAGCTGGTGCAACCGGCGCTGGCCAAGCTGGCGGGTCAGCACTTCGAGCGCCCGCTCCAGCTGCAAGCCATTGCGGCCGAGCTACTCAAAAAGAGCCCCGGCCGACTCGACTTCCAGCGCGGCATTCTGAGTCAGGGGCCAAATGGCCTCGAGGTGCGCAGCACCGGCTCGCAGGACTCCGCCGTGTTCAGCTCCCTGTCACGAGCCAACTGCTACATCGTTCTTGAACGGGAACGGGGCCGCGTCGCCGCGGGCGAGACGGTGACCGTGGAGCCATTCGGGGGATTGCTGCTGTGAGCGAGATCCTGAGCGACGCCGAACTGCTGCGCTACAACCGCCAGATCATCCTCAAATCCTTCGACTTCGAGGGGCAGGAGGCGCTCAAGCAGGCCAGGGTGCTGGTGATCGGCGCCGGTGGCCTTGGTTGCGCCGCCAGCCAGTATCTGGCGGTGGCCGGGGTTGGCCAGCTCACCCTGGTCGATTTCGACAAGGTGGAGCTCTCCAACCTGCAGCGTCAGGTGCTGCACAACGATGAGCGGATCGGCCACCACAAGGTGGACTCTGCCGCCCGGTCACTGCGCGCCCTCAACCCCTGGCTCAACGTGGAGACCCACGCTGCCGTTGCCGACGAGGCGCTGCTCGATAGCCTGCTGCCACGGCATCAGCTGGTACTCGACTGCACCGACAATCTGGCCATTCGCAACATGCTGAATCAAAAGGCTCGCCAGCATGGCGTGCCACTGGTCAGCGGCGCCGCCATCCGGCTGGAGGGGCAGCTCTGCAGCTTCACCTGGCAGGAAGATGAGCCCTGCTACGCCTGCCTCAGCGCCCTGTTTGGCGAGCAGGCCCTCACCTGCGTCGAGGCGGGGGTACTCGCCCCCGTGGTGGGATTGGTGGGCAGCCTGCAAGCACTGGAAGCCATCAAGCTCCTAGCAGGTATGGGCAAAAGCTACAGCGGCCGCCTGCTGATGATCGACGGCCTGAGCGGCACCTTCCGCGAGATGAAGCTGCCCAAACGCCCCGACTGTCCGGTCTGCTCCCATCCTTAAACCCGCGCGATACCCACAAAAAAGCCGAACCCTGTGGTTCGGCTTTTTTGTATCCCGGACCCACATTCAGTGGGTGGAGAGGATCCGCTGCAGCAGGTGGTTAAAGCCCGAGGGATCTTCCGCGGGCCAGGCGTGGTGGCCGTTGGGTGTGTGGATGGTGGCGTTGGGCAGGGCGGCAAACTGCTCTACCCGTTTGGCCAGCGGCAGGTAGTCGTGACTGGTGGAAATGATGGCCACCGGCTGCCAGATGGTGCCGAGCCGGGCGCGTACCGACCAGCCGGGTAACGCCTCCAGCAGCGCCTTGTAGGTTTTCTTTTTATTGCGCACGAAACGCAGCCGGAAGGTGTGACGCACCTGCGCAAGATCCGGGCCCGGGAAGAGCTCGCGTCCCAGCCACCAGGCGAGCGGGCGCATGCCAAACCAGCGCAGCCACTTGAGGCGCTGGGCGTAACGCTCCTGCTCTTTGGGGGTCTCCAGCAGAAACTCGCTAAAACCGTTGACCAGCACCAGCCCCTGCACCTTGTGGGGCAGTTGCAGCGCCAGCTCCAGCGCCACCATGG
It encodes the following:
- a CDS encoding DUF1523 family protein, whose protein sequence is MSLRFKKPAFIALGLIALISATWLDFYLPEHTIATITGVEVKRTDKDGPINQKNPADGPTTDVYYIYTERPGEQIRVFRNEDTEWGWPFYFKFNAADVQAKAKSMEFEKRLAIITSYGWRVNMFSLFPNVTKIESTEPDASTWSFFRWFWFGLWALVMGKAAIATWRYFDRLEDEI
- a CDS encoding winged helix-turn-helix domain-containing protein, with translation MSEPSKTRTSFYRRLYVAWLISQGTDTVPAIMEATGMPRRTAQDTLSALAELDISCAFEQTEGARHLQGHYRISNWGPINPDWIKAQLPLIKETLSYP
- a CDS encoding RluA family pseudouridine synthase; this translates as MSTIIDTFIAPPCSAAIEILFEDEHLLLINKPSGLLSLSGKNPQNLDSVHYRLVQDYPGCTLVHRLDFGTSGIMVVARNKAINALLCQQFSQRAVSKAYSALLCGHLADDEGVIDAPIAKDPAIFPLMKICAASGKPARSRYRVIERLAQQMQGQTVPLTRVRLVPETGRTHQLRIHSQLLGHPILGCDLYGGLRLPGCKQAPRLMLHASDLDFAHPVSGEPMQIRCAAPF
- the udp gene encoding uridine phosphorylase, yielding MSDVFHLGLKKADLQGATLAIVPGDPERVKRIAELLDNPVHLASHREFTTWRGEMDGKAVIICSTGIGGPSTSIAVEELAQLGIRTFLRIGTTGAIQPHLNVGDVIVTTGSVRLDGASLHFAPMEFPAVADFDCTTALVNTAKEMGSKLHIGVTASSDTFYPGQERYDTVSGRVVSRFQGSMKEWQAMGVLNYEMESATLLTMCSSQGLRAGMVAGVIVNRTQQEIPNAETMAKTESDAIKIVLGAARKLI
- the bamE gene encoding outer membrane protein assembly factor BamE produces the protein MRMKHLIAAALTALTLSGCSLVYRIDIPQGNYVEQKQVDKLRQGMTREQVSYVLGTPMLRDGFDPNTWYYLYEFQPGHGDKERKEFTVTFANDRLTTVTGDFPLPAAFSTPL
- the folE gene encoding GTP cyclohydrolase I FolE; protein product: MTTLSPEALLVRAALEAQGLETPLVANELNSQQKREKIEGHMRSIMETLGLDLADDSLAETPHRIAKMYVNEIFSGLDYSTFPKVTVIENKMQVDEMIMVRDISLTSTCEHHFVTIDGLAHVAYIPRGKVIGLSKINRIVQFFARRPQVQERLTQQILLALQTLLGTKDVAISIKATHYCVKARGVMDSTSYTTTTSLGGVFKTQPDTRAEFLGGLRG
- the moeA gene encoding molybdopterin molybdotransferase MoeA, with product MTMGFDTSGLLPLSDALQGMLEQLACCCDSEQLPLPEALGRVLASDIASPLAVPPFDNSAMDGYAVRLADLAAGTPLIMAGKAFAGKPYQGEWPAGHCVRIMTGAPVPPGTDAVVMQEETQADGDRITFLAQPEPGQNIRRAGSDIGKGACVLPAGTRLTPREMPLLASLGVATVAVRRPLKVAIFSTGDELKPVGTPLAHGDIYDSNRYGVRAMLARLGCDCLDLGIIPDDPAQLRAAFIRADKEADVLITTGGVSVGEADFTKQLLDELGEIGFWKLAIKPGKPFAFGRLPRAWFFGLPGNPVSAMVTFDQLVQPALAKLAGQHFERPLQLQAIAAELLKKSPGRLDFQRGILSQGPNGLEVRSTGSQDSAVFSSLSRANCYIVLERERGRVAAGETVTVEPFGGLLL
- the moeB gene encoding molybdopterin-synthase adenylyltransferase MoeB, with product MSEILSDAELLRYNRQIILKSFDFEGQEALKQARVLVIGAGGLGCAASQYLAVAGVGQLTLVDFDKVELSNLQRQVLHNDERIGHHKVDSAARSLRALNPWLNVETHAAVADEALLDSLLPRHQLVLDCTDNLAIRNMLNQKARQHGVPLVSGAAIRLEGQLCSFTWQEDEPCYACLSALFGEQALTCVEAGVLAPVVGLVGSLQALEAIKLLAGMGKSYSGRLLMIDGLSGTFREMKLPKRPDCPVCSHP
- a CDS encoding alpha/beta fold hydrolase; amino-acid sequence: MRRNQVMKFNGLALRSAGEGPLLLLLHGLGSSSLDWQAQIERFSEHYRVVALDLRGHGQSMQEGPFDVATLAADVVNWLDEQPEPAWVVGLSLGAMVALELALQLPHKVQGLVLVNGFSEFLLETPKEQERYAQRLKWLRWFGMRPLAWWLGRELFPGPDLAQVRHTFRLRFVRNKKKTYKALLEALPGWSVRARLGTIWQPVAIISTSHDYLPLAKRVEQFAALPNATIHTPNGHHAWPAEDPSGFNHLLQRILSTH